Proteins encoded together in one Limibacillus sp. window:
- a CDS encoding XdhC family protein, whose amino-acid sequence MKLALFEALQEARAEKQAAVLVTELESGEQSLLLGDKVEGDLEVGGPLREAAAEAIRSDKSGLFEERYFLQVFNPPLRLVIVGAVHIAQALAPLARIAGYEVTIVDPRKAWATPERFPGLNIVELWPDEGLESLALDHRTAVITLTHDPKLDDPALQIALRSPAFYVGSLGSKRTHAKRVARLEEAGFSAEEIARIHAPLGLAIGAKSPAEIALSALAQMTQVLRGAEPLVKREPAS is encoded by the coding sequence ATGAAGCTGGCGCTCTTCGAGGCCCTGCAGGAAGCCCGCGCTGAAAAGCAGGCAGCCGTCCTGGTCACCGAGCTGGAAAGCGGCGAACAATCCCTTCTGCTGGGCGACAAGGTCGAGGGCGACCTGGAGGTCGGCGGTCCGCTGCGCGAGGCCGCCGCGGAGGCGATCCGCTCGGACAAGAGCGGCCTTTTCGAAGAGCGCTACTTCCTTCAGGTCTTCAACCCGCCCTTACGGCTGGTGATCGTCGGCGCAGTGCACATCGCCCAGGCGCTGGCGCCGCTCGCTCGGATCGCCGGCTATGAAGTCACCATCGTGGACCCACGCAAGGCCTGGGCCACACCGGAGCGCTTCCCCGGCCTGAACATCGTGGAGCTTTGGCCGGACGAAGGGCTCGAGTCATTGGCGCTGGACCACCGCACGGCGGTGATCACCCTGACCCACGACCCGAAGCTGGACGATCCGGCGTTGCAGATCGCATTGCGCTCGCCCGCCTTCTACGTCGGCTCCCTGGGCTCCAAGCGGACCCATGCGAAACGGGTTGCCCGCCTGGAAGAGGCCGGGTTCAGCGCAGAGGAGATCGCCCGCATCCATGCGCCCCTGGGCCTTGCCATCGGCGCGAAGTCGCCGGCGGAGATCGCACTTTCGGCGCTTGCGCAGATGACGCAGGTGCTGCGGGGCGCCGAGCCGCTGGTGAAGCGGGAGCCGGCGTCATGA
- a CDS encoding XdhC family protein yields the protein MAGEERMNEGDVLESAGGWKAEGRKVALATVVATWGSSPRPVGSQLAVDEEGRMVGSVSGGCIEGAVVHEAKQIMEGAPSKLLTFGVSDEEAWEVGLACGGTVKVYVEALG from the coding sequence ATGGCTGGAGAAGAGCGCATGAACGAAGGCGACGTTCTGGAATCGGCCGGCGGCTGGAAGGCCGAGGGCCGCAAGGTGGCGCTGGCCACCGTCGTCGCGACCTGGGGCTCCTCCCCCCGTCCGGTCGGCAGCCAGCTGGCCGTGGATGAAGAGGGCCGCATGGTGGGTTCGGTCTCGGGCGGCTGCATCGAAGGCGCTGTCGTGCATGAAGCCAAGCAGATCATGGAGGGCGCGCCCTCTAAGCTGCTGACCTTCGGCGTCAGCGACGAGGAAGCCTGGGAAGTCGGCCTCGCCTGCGGCGGAACGGTGAAGGTCTACGTGGAGGCGCTGGGATGA